A part of Anabas testudineus chromosome 9, fAnaTes1.2, whole genome shotgun sequence genomic DNA contains:
- the zgc:77112 gene encoding CBM21 domain-containing protein: MEMSSTTVLPVVGGWPQSAGLVEIAVRLCLNQRKQLCPHVWVPILKPHRSCIRPPVSDQLSSDFPSLHPPLSFLDDLDDEVLVPVKNKQVVFADTRGLSLAAVRVFSDEEEQSDLDLLPSLQGLERMAEDSYCCTVSTCCPGTHLKLGFSQPSADFQAFRAKLAESMVVLENCSVTEQVLRGTVRVRNISFQKDVRVRITFDSWQSYKDVPCSYLQKRFGGPQTDIFEFDIAIPKVLDAKRKIEFCLSYLPGGRSEPFWDNNNGQNYSIAVYVSSHLCERP, translated from the exons ATGGAGATGTCCAGTACAAC TGTCCTGCCAGTTGTTGGTGGGTGGCCCCAGTCTGCAGGACTTGTGGAAATTGCTGTCAGGCTGTGCTTGAACCAACGTAAACAACTGTGTCCTCACGTTTGGGTTCCCATCCTGAAGCCTCATCGCTCTTGCATCCGTCCTCCGGTTTCAGATCAGCTGTCCTCTGACTTCCCGAGCCTCCACCCTCCCTTGTCTTTCCTGGATGACTTGGACGATGAGGTTTTGGTCCCGGTCAAGAACAAACAGGTTGTTTTCGCTGACACCAGAGGATTATCTCTAGCAGCAGTGCGAGTGTTTTCTGATGAAGAGGAGCAGTCTGACCTCGACCTGCTGCCATCGCTCCAGGGTTTGGAAAGGATGGCAGAGGACAGCTACTGCTGCACTGTCAGCACCTGCTGCCCAGGAACACATCTCAAACTGGGCTTCTCACAGCCCTCTGCAGATTTCCAGGCCTTCCGTGCCAAGCTGGCAGAGAGCATGGTTGTCCTGGAGAACTGCAGCGTTACTGAACAGGTCCTCCGAGGTACCGTCAGAGTTAGGAACATCAGTTTCCAGAAGGATGTGCGTGTACGCATCACCTTTGATTCATGGCAGAGCTACAAAGATGTGCCCTGTTCTTACCTACAAAAACGCTTCGGAGGACCTCAGACAGACATCTTTGAGTTTGACATTGCCATTCCTAAAGTGCTCGATGCCAAACGGAAGATAGAGTTTTGTTTAAGTTATTTGCCTGGGGGGCGGAGCGAGCCCTTTTGGGACAATAACAATGGACAGAATTACAGCATTGCAGTGTATGTAAGCTCACACCTATGTGAAAGGCCATGA
- the LOC113151239 gene encoding phytanoyl-CoA hydroxylase-interacting protein, with the protein MDAPLVTPCNIQICEVTCDSFRIVWDMTPEDTARATHFFIDLSRKDSRDPNRFKHRDVPTKLVAKAVPLPMAVRGHWFLSPRTEYCVAVQTAVRQPDGDYLVSEWSQVVEFCTGDYAMEHLQQLHDKGKGSAGRLLKFSVFYRNQHPDYFNHVREECGGLMRPALKDSSGSHGSPINGKLNGVFFSCNTEFDTGLPPKDSPYGPLRFQIPAGFLLNPNTCLYFADFYCMYTAYHYVVLVLAPVGSEGDIFCRTRLPMLDLASNPFLTYTAPQQPGEEPLYCHASDVILEVLFTEPVHLDQGSVEQISGHHQLMSLTTANAKKDPSCKVCNISVGR; encoded by the exons ATGGATGCGCCTCTCGTCACCCCGTGCAACATCCAGATTTGTGAGGTGACTTGTGATTCCTTCCGCATCGTGTGGGACATGACCCCAGAAGACACTGCCAGAGCCACACACTTCTTCATTGACCTGAGCCGCAAGGACAGCAGGGATCCCAACCGCTTCAAACACAGG GATGTACCAACCAAGCTGGTGGCCAAGGCAGTGCCTCTGCCCATGGCAGTCAGGGGACACTGGTTCCTGAGCCCGCGGACAGAGTACTGTGTTGCTGTTCAAACGGCTGTCCGACAGCCAGATGGTGACTACCTGGTTTCAGAGTGGAGCCAGGTGGTGGAGTTCTGCACCGGGG ACTACGCTATGGAACATCTACAGCAGCTTCATGACAAAGGCAAAGGCTCTGCAGGGAGGCTGCTGAAATTCTCTGTGTTTTATCGCAATCAGCACCCAGACTACTTCAACCATGTCAG GGAGGAATGTGGAGGATTGATGCGTCCAGCCTTAAAAGACAGCAGTGGGAGTCATGGTTCTCCCATCAACGGCAAACTAAATGGCGTTTTCTTCAGCTGCAACACAGAGTTTGATACGGGCCTCCCTCCCAAAGACTCCCCATATGGCCCCTTGAGATTTCAGATCCCAGCTGGATTCCTGCTGAATCCCAACACCTGCCTGTATTTCGCAGACttctactgtatgtacacagcCTACCACTatgtggtgctggtgctggCCCCTGTCGGCTCAGAGGGAGATATCTTCTGTCGCACCCGCCTCCCTATGCTGGATCTGGCCTCCAACCCTTTTCTCACATACACTGCCCCCCAGCAGCCAGGGGAGGAGCCTCTCTACTGCCACGCCAGTGACGTCATCCTCGAGGTGCTTTTCACAGAGCCAGTTCATTTGGATCAGGGCAGCGTGGAGCAGATCAGTGGGCACCACCAGCTCATGAGTCTGACCACAGCCAACGCCAAGAAAGACCCAAGCTGCAAAGTGTGTAACATCAGTGTGGGACGCTGA